A genomic region of Candidatus Bathyarchaeota archaeon contains the following coding sequences:
- the serS gene encoding serine--tRNA ligase: MIDIRIIREKPDEVKKHLKLRGENDKILMIDEFLLYDEKRRKLIQEINELRHLRNVLTNEIAKIKSEGKEPPLEKIREAKEIPEKIKLLESQIKDYEEKINFIHARIPNLLHESVPIGKDENDNIVVRVWGEKPKFNFKPKDHIDLGLKLNLMDIERAAKVSGARFAYLLNDAVLLEFAIIQFVLDLVAKKGFTPVIPPVLVKEKAMFGAGFLPQGAEDIYRIKDEDLCLVGTAEVPLAAMFMDEILDENILPLKYIGFSTCFRTEAGAHGRDTKGIFRVHQFDKLEFFVFSKPEESWNEHEKLISTVEEIYKALNLHYRIVNVCSGELGVTAAKKYDLEVWLPGQGKYREVVSCSNCTDYQARRLNIRCRKNPREKPRFVHTLNSTAAAIGRVLIAIFENYQQEDGSIKIPDVLKPYIKKEEIKLVN; the protein is encoded by the coding sequence TTGATAGATATACGTATTATTAGGGAAAAACCTGATGAAGTTAAAAAGCATTTAAAGCTTAGAGGAGAAAACGATAAAATTTTAATGATTGATGAGTTTTTGTTGTATGATGAGAAAAGACGAAAGCTTATTCAGGAAATTAATGAACTTAGACATTTAAGGAATGTTCTTACAAATGAAATTGCTAAAATAAAAAGTGAAGGTAAAGAACCGCCTTTAGAAAAAATTAGGGAAGCCAAAGAAATTCCAGAAAAAATTAAGCTTCTTGAATCTCAAATTAAAGATTATGAAGAAAAAATAAATTTTATTCACGCTAGAATCCCAAATTTACTTCATGAGTCTGTTCCAATAGGAAAAGATGAAAATGATAATATAGTTGTTAGAGTTTGGGGTGAAAAACCTAAATTTAATTTTAAACCTAAAGATCATATAGATTTAGGTTTAAAACTGAATCTTATGGATATTGAGAGAGCAGCTAAAGTTTCAGGAGCTAGATTCGCGTATTTATTGAATGATGCTGTTCTGCTTGAGTTTGCTATAATTCAATTTGTTTTAGATTTAGTTGCAAAAAAAGGTTTTACACCAGTTATTCCACCTGTTTTAGTTAAGGAAAAAGCAATGTTTGGAGCTGGTTTTCTACCTCAAGGAGCAGAAGATATTTATAGGATTAAAGATGAAGATTTATGTCTTGTTGGAACAGCTGAAGTCCCTTTAGCAGCAATGTTTATGGATGAAATTCTTGATGAAAACATTTTACCTTTAAAGTATATAGGGTTTTCAACATGTTTTAGAACTGAAGCTGGAGCTCATGGAAGAGACACGAAAGGAATTTTTAGAGTTCACCAATTTGATAAACTTGAGTTTTTTGTTTTTTCTAAACCTGAAGAATCATGGAATGAACATGAAAAATTAATTTCAACAGTTGAAGAAATTTATAAAGCGTTAAATTTGCATTATAGAATTGTTAATGTTTGCTCTGGAGAGTTAGGAGTTACAGCAGCTAAAAAATATGATTTAGAGGTTTGGTTGCCGGGACAAGGAAAATATAGGGAAGTTGTTTCATGTAGTAATTGCACAGATTATCAAGCTAGAAGATTAAATATTAGATGTAGGAAAAATCCTAGAGAGAAACCTAGGTTTGTTCACACTTTAAATAGTACTGCAGCTGCTATAGGAAGAGTTTTAATAGCTATTTTTGAAAACTATCAACAGGAAGATGGCTCAATTAAAATTCCAGATGTGCTTAAACCTTATATTAAAAAAGAAGAAATAAAATTGGTTAATTAA
- a CDS encoding KEOPS complex subunit — MKAEIKIFYKNENHAEAIAKALQPDNFSTPPKIKVKTINVKNIVVSKVECKKKIESFIETIDDLLRCLQVAENILKKL; from the coding sequence ATGAAGGCTGAAATAAAAATTTTTTATAAAAACGAAAATCATGCAGAAGCTATTGCTAAAGCTCTTCAACCAGATAATTTTTCAACTCCACCAAAAATTAAAGTTAAAACAATTAATGTTAAAAATATTGTTGTATCTAAAGTTGAATGTAAAAAGAAAATTGAATCATTTATAGAAACAATTGATGATTTACTTCGTTGCCTTCAAGTAGCGGAAAACATACTGAAAAAACTTTAA
- a CDS encoding DHH family phosphoesterase produces MNEQNFNDFLKKAEEISDFIKEEASKNSKFIVVTHFDADGLASGGIICKALIRLNTFFHLKVVEQLTEEVLLKISRINGDVIIFSEIGSGYLSLIKNYLKDKKIVVIDHHQVESNVEIDFPHLNPHNYGFDGGKDISGSGVTYFMVKMLNEKNMDLSPLAIVGALGDAQDKNPQRALKGLNEEIVKEAEKAGFLNSKVDLILHGKETKPIHKALAYSTNPFLPGLTGEEDKCVALISSIGIPLKRNDEWTKLSDLSMEDKQKLLTKIIEHLSSHGFSGSIALNLIGVNYEILTENKDSPLRDAREYAFILNACGRMSKAGLGIALCLGDRENALNKVQQLILEYKQLLAKHINWIIQSPEKIQEFETFYAIRGEETINEKMTGAISTMLASSTMLKPDKAVLVLALSGKENIKVSARAGLKFTEKKVNLGTVLKICAEKFSGLGGGHEAAAGAYIPKDKIEDFLKTLNEEILKTLKNEG; encoded by the coding sequence ATGAATGAACAAAATTTTAATGATTTTCTTAAAAAAGCTGAAGAAATCAGTGATTTTATAAAGGAGGAAGCTTCAAAAAATTCAAAATTTATTGTTGTGACGCATTTTGATGCTGATGGTTTAGCTTCCGGAGGAATAATTTGTAAAGCTTTAATTAGGCTTAACACTTTTTTTCATTTAAAGGTTGTTGAACAATTAACTGAAGAGGTTCTTCTTAAAATTTCAAGAATAAATGGTGATGTAATAATTTTTTCTGAAATTGGAAGCGGTTATTTAAGCTTAATTAAAAACTATCTTAAAGATAAAAAAATAGTTGTAATTGATCATCATCAAGTTGAATCTAATGTTGAAATTGATTTTCCCCATTTAAATCCTCATAATTACGGTTTTGATGGTGGTAAAGATATTAGCGGTTCAGGCGTAACTTACTTTATGGTTAAAATGTTAAATGAAAAAAATATGGATTTATCTCCTTTAGCTATTGTAGGAGCTTTAGGAGATGCTCAAGATAAAAATCCTCAAAGAGCTCTTAAAGGGTTAAATGAAGAAATAGTTAAGGAAGCTGAAAAAGCCGGCTTCTTAAATTCTAAAGTAGATTTAATCCTTCATGGAAAAGAAACTAAACCTATTCATAAAGCTTTAGCTTATTCAACAAACCCTTTTTTACCAGGTTTAACTGGTGAAGAAGATAAATGCGTAGCTTTAATTTCTTCAATTGGAATACCTTTAAAAAGAAATGATGAATGGACAAAGCTTTCAGATTTATCAATGGAGGATAAACAAAAACTTCTTACAAAAATAATTGAGCATCTTTCATCGCATGGTTTCTCTGGAAGCATAGCTTTAAACTTAATTGGTGTAAACTATGAAATTTTAACTGAAAATAAAGATAGTCCATTAAGAGATGCAAGAGAATATGCTTTTATTCTTAATGCTTGTGGTAGAATGAGTAAAGCTGGATTAGGAATAGCTTTATGTTTAGGTGATCGAGAAAACGCTTTAAATAAAGTTCAACAATTAATATTAGAATACAAGCAACTTTTAGCTAAACATATAAATTGGATTATTCAATCACCAGAGAAAATTCAGGAATTTGAAACTTTTTATGCAATAAGAGGTGAAGAAACAATAAATGAAAAAATGACTGGAGCAATTTCAACAATGCTTGCTTCTTCAACAATGCTTAAACCTGATAAAGCTGTGCTTGTTTTAGCTTTAAGCGGAAAAGAAAACATTAAAGTTTCAGCTAGAGCAGGATTAAAATTTACTGAAAAAAAAGTTAATTTAGGTACAGTTTTAAAAATTTGCGCAGAAAAATTTTCTGGTTTAGGTGGAGGTCATGAAGCAGCTGCTGGCGCATACATACCTAAAGATAAAATTGAAGATTTTTTAAAAACCTTAAATGAAGAAATTTTGAAAACTTTAAAAAATGAAGGCTGA
- a CDS encoding 30S ribosomal protein S15 translates to MARFYSRKKGKSESTRPISRKPPVWCKATPEEVESLVVKLGKEGHPPSFIGVILRDQYGIPLVKSITGKSITQILKENNLSPKLPEDLENLLKKAERARKHLEKHRKDYSNKRALALIESKIHRLSEYYKERGILPADWKYKPSVASVA, encoded by the coding sequence TTGGCGAGATTCTACTCTAGAAAAAAAGGTAAATCTGAATCAACTAGGCCTATAAGCCGTAAACCTCCAGTATGGTGTAAAGCAACACCTGAAGAAGTTGAATCTTTAGTTGTAAAACTTGGTAAAGAAGGGCATCCGCCAAGCTTTATAGGGGTTATTCTTAGAGATCAATATGGGATTCCATTAGTTAAATCTATTACTGGGAAAAGTATTACTCAAATTTTAAAAGAAAATAATCTTTCTCCGAAACTTCCTGAAGATCTTGAAAATCTTTTAAAAAAAGCTGAACGTGCAAGGAAACATTTAGAAAAACATAGGAAAGACTACAGTAATAAAAGAGCTTTAGCACTTATTGAATCTAAAATTCATCGTTTAAGTGAATACTATAAAGAAAGGGGGATTCTCCCAGCTGATTGGAAATATAAACCTAGCGTTGCATCTGTGGCTTAA
- a CDS encoding XTP/dITP diphosphatase gives MKILFATSNKGKLEEAKIILNKYGIEVEMFNKRKLEIQSDSIEEIAKYSALELFKEVKTPLITEDSALSINALNGFPGPYSAYVFKTIGNKGILKLMENKRNRESIFKAAVFFCSLNIQKCFLGVAKGKIAFKERGSFGFGFDPIFIPNECPKKTFGEMPIEEKVLYSHRGKAMVKFAKWYIKNYKEEFNR, from the coding sequence GTTTGCAACATCTAATAAAGGTAAACTTGAGGAAGCTAAAATTATTCTAAATAAATATGGAATTGAAGTTGAAATGTTTAATAAAAGAAAACTTGAGATTCAATCAGATAGCATTGAGGAAATAGCTAAGTATTCAGCTTTAGAGCTCTTTAAAGAAGTTAAAACACCATTAATAACTGAAGATTCAGCCTTAAGTATTAACGCTCTTAATGGTTTTCCAGGGCCTTATTCAGCTTATGTTTTTAAAACAATAGGTAATAAAGGAATTTTAAAGCTTATGGAAAATAAAAGAAATAGGGAAAGTATTTTTAAGGCTGCAGTATTTTTTTGCTCGTTAAATATCCAAAAATGTTTTCTTGGTGTTGCTAAGGGAAAAATAGCTTTTAAAGAGCGCGGCTCCTTCGGTTTTGGCTTTGATCCAATATTTATTCCTAATGAATGCCCGAAAAAAACTTTTGGAGAAATGCCTATTGAAGAAAAAGTTTTATATTCGCATAGAGGTAAAGCAATGGTTAAATTCGCGAAATGGTATATAAAAAATTATAAGGAGGAATTTAATCGTTAA